Part of the Vigna unguiculata cultivar IT97K-499-35 chromosome 3, ASM411807v1, whole genome shotgun sequence genome, AGcattttaagatttaaaaatcACCTTGAGGGAAGCATTCTCAGAAAGTAGCTGCTCGTACTCACTCCTGATCCTGCTTACTTCTGCTTGGAGAGTggcattttcttctttcaaaacgTCAGCACGCTGAGCTAGTTCATCGCATTCAGCCTGAGAACAGTACACACAAAAGGGTTTGAAATTTGACAATATGACCTACAACCCGAAATATGAAAAGAGTTGTATTCTCTGTCACCTGCTTCCGTAACCTGGATCTGCGTGCAGATTCTCTATTAGACTGCTTCCGCCTTTGTCTTTTAAGCTCTCTTTCGTCCTAAAAAGTTAACCaaaaaagataaagattaaaacaaaagttCAGAGAAGTGATACCCAATAATGTAACAACCTGTAGCCAAATTTGTGACTGAACACCATCTCTTGACCCAGCAGTAATCATCCCCCCAGCAACTGCAGTAGAAGAAACCTTTCCATGCAGTGCAGGAATGGCGGATGAAGTTGGCGTGCCCCAGTAATCCATTcctatatttaaattagttgtgGGACCAGGAACTGCTCCGGGAGCACTTGCAGTAGATATAGGTATGGCAGGCATAGTTTGGTTAACAAGTGTCTGAGGTCTACTATGTACCCCGTTTTGAGGAGCCGAACTTCCATTTTGAGATGGTTCATCTGTAATATAGCAAAACAAGTGTTTCAGCCGTAACATGGATACGCTATTAATATACACAAAGCACACAAATCGAAAAAATTTCCAAACATAACCTTGTCATACCTTCAAAAGAGTCCTGCCTCTCCCCGGATTTCAATTGAGAATCCTACAAAACTCATTGAAATAAATACCAAGGATACTTACCAGGCAGTGGAAgcacaaaacaacaaaaaaggGCAGCATCTACAATAGATTACGTTTCTAAAGATCAAGTGAAACCTTCTTAAGATGCTATAAAAGGAAGATccttatttttcaaaacatgagCATGCTAACACTACGTATGAGTATGGGCAAAGCTTTTTAGGAACAAAGGTTTACCAGAAATAATCCTGACGCACATTTACcgggaataataataataatattattaatatttaaagcTTTGGAACATACATCAATTCATATATCCTATTGATCAGTTCAATGGTAATTGCGTTTTATTTGAAAACCCTATTAATATAtgaagctatttctttttttGGGTTAGCATATGAAGTTAATCCACCACACAACAACTAATTGTGGCCCTTCTTAGTCTTCGGGGGAATCAAAAGGTTTTGGGTATGAGATACCAAATAAGCAGAGGAAGAACACTTGATTCCTGTATACAAGTCTTAAGAACAAGAAGATATTCATAATTGTGTTAAATACAGTAATATAAAACTTATCTGTCATACTATGTAATTATGAGAACATGTAATTAAGCATGGATTACAGGAAAAGATAAGTATTGCAGAGAATCAATTTGGCTTAATGTCAGGAAGGTCTAcagaaaaaatgaattaacttTTACAGGAGTTGATGGGAATTTACGAAAGCAAAACGAGAGACTAATGTTTATTAATTCTTTATGCTGTTTTGTAacaaaattttactaaaaccattcaacctttcttattttttcaatcataaaCTTGCTATTGTAATGCTTTTAACTGGTATTTTCTTGCACACCAAAGTTTTAAGAAGTTGAGTTTACACTCCTTGGACAGttatttatagaattatatCATGCCCACTGAGGCCAGAAAAGTAAAATGGTACAGAATTATATTTTGGTACTCTAGAAAGAGGTTTATCAATCCTTCAGATgtcatttttctaaataagcATGCAAGAGTCAACACAGATCTAAGGCTGTCACTTCTTGGATAGATAAATATTGACAAGTGGCACAGAACTTACATTCTGGGAATTCTCACCACTTCCTTCACTAGTTCCGTCACTTGCACTATCACCACTGcaaatccaaattttcatcAGTATAAGTATAAACAGTATGCAATTGCAATAGAAAACCAATTAAGAGACTTACATAAAGTGATAAACCATACATTGGATTGGAAACCCTACTCTACCAATATAATTTTTGCAGTAGACAAGAAAGATAAAGCCCCAGtattaaatctaaaaaatattaatattaggaAGTGTCtgatccaaaaaaaaaatcaggaaGTTTATAGGCATGTTAAATATCAAATGTTCCTCTAgtcttctaaaagaaaaaaacacaaagaaattCCATACAAAAGCTTTCAAGCAGTATTAAACACCTGCATACTGGTACAGCCAAAGAAAGTCAAGCCCAATTACTAGATTTATTTGAATGACCTAGAATGATGCAAAAGCATATCCACAACTAATATCAGTTCATGattaattacatattaagaaaCAACAATTCGGCTGAACACTGGAAGGGataacaaataagaaaaaaactcGGACAATTCCAAATAGTAGCTGGATTTAGTTGTACGTGTGTCAGACACTTATTCATGTCAAACACTTCACAGACACTTCAAATAATCCTggttacatattaaaatatttttactttatttttaaaagaatttaaactagtaaatacaaaaaagatatctataaataaattgtaacattttattatgACTACAATGACCCATGCTCCTTCATAAGAGTATCTCACTGGATTTAATgtgttttatgttaaatttatattagtttcATATATTACAGATAATCCACGTTttctaaattatgaaattacttTGATTCAAATAACAGAGGCCTTAATTAACAACTACTGATGAATAACCGAATTTTACCTCTTGGAATGAATCCCATTAGCAGATTCTCCGTTTGTTTTACCAAGTTCATTATTTTTTCCTGTAATCCACATATTCAAACTACCCCCACTAGCACTTCCTTTTGATCTTTTGACTGGTAATTTTTCCTTCACCTCAGGAGGTTTAGCACCAACTTCAATGCTGCCTGGGTTATTTCCCTGCATGTCAATTTGTAGGTTACTTTTACTTGGATAAAGACAATTAGCGCACAGGAAGGAGTGAAGACaggaaatgaaaaaagaaagacaaagtgAGTGACAGGGAGAGCacagcaaaaaagaaaaatggcaAAAGCAGAACACTAAAAGAACTCACCGAAGAATCTGCAATACCATTTGGAGAAGCCATGGCAAAAGGACTGAAAGGATAAGAGCCCTAATGAAATTGGTAGAAACATGCGAATATTGGTTAATGAATTCTAAATTATGATGACTAATTACAATATAATCTCCACAAGAAAGCACAATATACAAATAATACCGGAGGAATGGATGGATGGGCATAAATGCCACCATGGGGATACATTGCTACATAGGGATGTGGTGGGGTGCCATAGGGAGGCATAACATGCTGCAAGTAAATAGACCATCAATAAACCAATGGAAACATGATGGAAAATTCAAAGCATTCAACAATATAtgactaaatataaatttttcatgTTGCACAATAgattcaatttgaatattattttggaTAAACATGTACAGTTCCCTGGTGTAATAAAACTAACTACATATCATATTCCTGAGACATGCAAGGAATTGGCATCATTACTAACTCACCATAGATTAAGCCATTATGAGAACCAAGTGTAAATAATAACAAccaaatatatcaaattaaaaaatgaacttgTTACACCCATTTCAGTTTAACGATGATAATATCTTGTCAAGGAGAAGCAACAACAATATCTATATTTGCAATTGGGCTAGAGGCAGAGCagttaaaatattgataatagcATAAGCAAACAATAACGTTTACAACATCGAAGGATTGGTAACATTAAGTTTTGACGATCCCTTCAGATTTCTAAAGCCAAACTCAAAGGACACAGTATTCTAAATTATTGTAGCAATGAGATAGAACAATCATTATGTATGTCATGAATACCTGGACACCCCACATAAATGGGTGGGCTTGGGGACTTGATGCCAAGAAACTGTGTGGAGGTATGGGAGAATATGTCTGTACCATTAAGGAATTGAGGGTCAAAATCCAAGCTTGACAAAAATAAAGCACAATGCAAATTAAGGCTTTGTCATTGAAAACCTGAAAGTTAGACCAGTCAGGATTAATAGTCGCCATGCCAGTTGTTGGAGACTGCTCCTGGAAAagacaataaaatatttctgtCACCATTTAAACTCTTAACTGTCAATATAGACAAAACAAAAGATCCCTGATAGACCTGTGACGTAGCTGGAGGTGTCTTAGACTCCTTCTCCTTAGGGGTTTTGTCCATGTCACTACTACCCATGCTTTTATATAGGAATCTTCCAATAATTTACACTATACCATTCTGCACCAAGAACAAAACTTATATCACAAGGCAGCCAAACGGACACAGAAACCACTCTCCTGCGGAAACCAACAACTAGTTccataaaagaaaagttatgcCAGGGAGACAAAACACTTCATCAACCCGTTTATGGGTTAAACTATTCTACAAAATTCTAGTATTACACACTTCATCTAATTGGTTATATTGAAAGAAAATCAACTAATGCAATTCCCCTTTGCATAATCCACAATCcatgttatttttcttaaatttctcTCCTGTATTTCCCCCAAACCAACATAGCACTGATAGGTCATGTTCATCAGTGTCCTAACAATACAGCGTTACCACATTAGTCCCCACCTAAATTGACTCAGCAAAAATAACCAAATACTTCAATTTTTTCACGAAATAAAATACATACGGTGAAATTCATAAAACCCACCAATCCAGCGCCATGAACAATTAAAATTGTGGAGGAAGAGAGCTATGAACAACAAATTACAGCTGAGAAAGAAAAGCAATTCACAAAACTAAAGCACAAGAAATATAGTGAAGACCTTATATACATGATGGCCATTGAAAAAATACTTGGGGCGGAATTGGTTCTGCAAACGATGAAGAAGGCGATTTTGTGGGAAGAATTGAAGAATGAGGAAGAATTAGGGTTGGTTTGGTTTGGGTTTAGGTGGAGGTTTGATAGCGGGTGGCGGTGTGTTGTTGACGGTGAGAAAGCAATGCACAGGTCGTACGGTGTCGCTGTCCCGTGGCAGAGATTTCGTTAATGCTTCGATTTCGGAAAGAACCAAAATGGAATACCCGTTTACTCCTCCGGCGTGCTGTGCtcctaatttttaatatatcatatatttattcttATCTAAAATTGTAATACATTGTATGCACCTaaaatctgtttttattttatatatatatatatatatatatatatatatatatatatttatttattttttaagataaataatattcaaattcatataagttttaatcgaataaaaaaatgtatattatgtatattaatttaaaaattcttcaAGAAAATTCATCTTGCTTGCGTTTGGTACTTGATCATTTCACACTTGTtgaattcaaaagaaaaacattaaccAAATGCAATTTGTATATGTGTAGATAAATTAGTTTATGGTTTATTTCCTAATTATTTTCACCATATAAGTCATccctaaattattattaaataaaaacaatagaaatttAATCACCGACATAAAATGCAAAAATGTGATTTGAACAAcactataatataaataaatagatagcaGAAGGTGAGAGCAACcactttgttttctttattttgaaaacaaaataaagttgTTATTAACCCATCacttcagttttttttttttttaaatgaaaaacaaatctcGTGAAAACATTTATTTGAGAATCATAAATATGTAGGTACAAACTCActtatgaaatcaaattcactatagaaaaaaaaaatcagaccTCTGACTcgaattaataataattttctgaGTTAGATTACTAATCAAACAAATACAAATGGGGTCAGTTTGACTCTtgcaatttaataattttattatgtcttCCTAAAAAATGAAAGGATTTTTAACTTCCtctgattattttttttttccctttatgTTATGCAACTCTCTTTGTTTTATTCTGTTATCTTTGATTAAATTCAACTCTACAATTCTTAAGTTCCAGTGATATGATATCGCAAATTATGGaaacttttataaaagtataGTTGAACGTTGACTTTGTTAATAATTGGTTGTTAATTCTGAAAGATTCAGGATAttcaataattcaataataCGTTACAATTTAATCTCTCAATTTGATGAATTCCTGTAACTCAACAGAATTTGCTCTATTTTATGATGAgggctttttaattttttgttttttagatactaagttatatatatttcataaatttataaattgtccTTAACTTTGGTTTTTCAAATGTtccaaaatctaaaatattatgaaCTTAATCGTTGAAATCTTATagatttagtatatttttttcactattaAGTTGTTATTGAAGTTACAAGCCAATGAAAGAAAGATGAACTTGCCTCTGAATGGAGTTGTTAAAATAGGTTTGTGAAAACATAATTACTTGAGAAGTCCTTAGAATTGGTTAGACTATATAAAAAACTGTGACCTAAATTGGAGGGTACCATTTTCTCCCTATCTATTTAGCCTGCTagttaaatagattaaaatcaTGTTAACTATCAAACTTATGAATTagactattttttaaattataaataatattaattttttaaaacattcacacgcgcatatatatatatatatatatatatatatatatatatatatatatatatatatatatatatatatatatatatatatatataaattattattttaaattaaacttaatttaattaatatgatttaatttaatgatataataatatttaatataaaatttataatgttgtaaattttaatatatttaataagaatatgaatcttaatataaaaattaaatttaatggaaaggaacaaaattgatttatgttaaaaaaattgaaaaaaaaattgaaaaaaaataataaatatagaaatcaaattgaatataaaatattcaacaaaattgacaaaatttaaaatttatttgagtataaaaataaaattatgacgtattttataaaacttgtgaaaattaagacaaaaaatattttatataaaaaaaacactaaactATGTACACAATAGAAATTGGATGAAAAAATAAGTCACACAGACGAGTAATTAAATTAGGTATTAGTGTTTTTTTTCGGCTgctcatatttttttcatgtaacttttatcatatttatgatAATTTCTATTGGTATAcggattttgttatttttatacaagTGAATTTAATATATCATGCTTCATatctcaataaaataaaaaatagtttaaaattatgtccagcatttaaaaaatgataattaatttaaaacaatcaaatagatccaaattataaaaaaatcaaaataaaaacaaaagagaaaaataaaaaaatatataaaaatatataatttaatagtttaaagGTGTGAAACccttttattttacaatttactTCGGCAAAATCAAAGTTAGTTTTAGTTCTCAACCACAAAAGGAGTTCTTCATTTTCCATTCTCTCCCTTCTTTCCACTCTCAAgcaacttattttttttacttttcatttgaattttcaTCATTTCTGGAAACAGAGCCCAGATTTGGGATCACCACAGAGTCCTCTTCAAATCCAATTGAATGTTTCCTTCCTCCGCGTAAGTTATAAATCAAACTTCCATCTCCTTTCCTGTTATGTGGATTATACTTCCTTTTAGATCATCAATGTGTTCT contains:
- the LOC114178236 gene encoding bZIP transcription factor 16-like, whose translation is MGSSDMDKTPKEKESKTPPATSQEQSPTTGMATINPDWSNFQTYSPIPPHSFLASSPQAHPFMWGVQHVMPPYGTPPHPYVAMYPHGGIYAHPSIPPGSYPFSPFAMASPNGIADSSGNNPGSIEVGAKPPEVKEKLPVKRSKGSASGGSLNMWITGKNNELGKTNGESANGIHSKSGDSASDGTSEGSGENSQNDSQLKSGERQDSFEDEPSQNGSSAPQNGVHSRPQTLVNQTMPAIPISTASAPGAVPGPTTNLNIGMDYWGTPTSSAIPALHGKVSSTAVAGGMITAGSRDGVQSQIWLQDERELKRQRRKQSNRESARRSRLRKQAECDELAQRADVLKEENATLQAEVSRIRSEYEQLLSENASLKERLGEIPGVATPGNEDVRSGQNDQHVTNDTQQSRQKEAVQGVH